CTTCCGAAAATGGACAAGGCGCATTCCTTGCAATGCAGCAGGCTTTGAAAATTTCAGGATTGAAAAAGGAAGATATAGATTATATCAACGTTCACGGTACCGCAACACCCAACAACGATTTGTCGGAGGGAATTGCCATGATCAGAATTTTTGGAGAGAATCAGGTTCCTGAATTCAGCTCCACAAAAGCATTTACAGGACATACATTAGCAGCAGCAGCAGGAATTGAAGCTGTATTTTCAATTTTGGCCATGCAGCGCAGCCTTATTTTTCCTAACCTGAATTTTAAGACCAAAATGGAAGAGTTTGATTTAACTCCGGTTACTGAACTAAAGGAAAAGACCATCAATCATGTTCTTTCCAATTCCTTTGGGTTTGGAGGAAACTGTTCAACCTTAATCTTCTCAAAATCATGAGTGCAGTATACATCAACAGTGCATCCTGTATCTCCGTTCAGGACACTTTAAACGAAAATTTTCTTCAAAATCTTAAGCCGGAAAATTCGGTAAAGATGATAAAGGCCATAGAACCTAATTACAAGGAATTCATTCCTCCCGCAATGATCAGGAGAATGTCTAAGACTGTAAAAATGAGTTCTGTAGCCTCGCATCATGCTTTAAAGGAAGCAGGAATTGAACAGCCGGATGCCATTATTGTAGGAACCGGGATGGGATGTTCTCAGGATTCTGAAAAGTTTTTGAAAAATGTGATTGATAATCATGAAGAGTTTTTAACTCCTACATTTTTTATTCAATCTACTCATAACACCGTTGCAGGTCAAATTGCACTTGGTTTACAGTGTCATGCGTACAATTTCACGTATGTAAACACATCTTCTTCACTGGAGTTTTCATTTTTGGATGCCCAGCTTCAGATTTCTGATGGCGAAGCAGAAAATATCCTTGTTGGTTCTACCGATGAGCAGACTGACAGAACCATGGAGCTTTACTGCTTAAATAATACCATTAAACACGAAGGTCAACTTCCCGCAGACCATCTGAATTCTACCACCAAAGGAGTTATTTGGGGAGAAGGAGCCAGCTTTTTTGTTGTTGGAAAAGATAAAACAGAAAATTCCTACGCAAAACTTACAGACATTAAAATCAGTAACAGACTAGAATTGGATGAAACGAAAAGCTTTATCCAGGAGTTTTTAACGGAAAACAATCTTTCTGCACAGGATATAGATGCTGTAATCTTAGGTTTCAGTAGTGATGCTTCCTCTGATGTTTACTATACAAATGCAATGGGACTATTTGCAGATTCAGCTTTATTATATTACAAACATCTGAGTGGAGAATTTAATACAGCAAGTGGTTTTTCTACTTTCATGGCTTGTCATATTCTTAAGGAGCAGCAAATTCCTGAAGTGATGATGATTAATGAAAAGAAAAAAGAGGAAGTAAAAAATGTACTTCTTTACAACCATCTTGCAGGCAGTGATCACAGTTTAGTATTATTGGAGAGAGCTTGATAATGTATTCACGAAATTCCTAAAAGACTATCCGATAATACATTATTTTTGCTATTCAAAAACAGCGAGCGATGAAACACTACTCATTCATCTTATTTTATCTCTTTTGCAACGTTTTTATCTATGCGTTTCAGGGGAGCTTTTGGGTGTATATTGCTTGTTTTCTTGTTTTTTCTGCTGTAGTTGTCTGGGGATCATTCGCTATTGAACTGGGATATTTTGTCAACAGTATTACCCATAAACGCACAAAAATCAAGGAAATTGCTCTGACTTTTGATGATGGACCAACCGAATTTACGCCGAAGTTTTTAGATTTACTCAAAGAATATCAGATAAAGGCGACTTTTTTCTGTATCGGAAAACAGATTGAAAAATATCCTGAAACATTTCAGAGAATCATTGCTGAAGGCCACACTATTGGAAACCATACATTAACCCACTCTAAATCAACAGGTTTTTTATCAACTTCTAAAATGATTGTAGAAATTGAAAACTGTGATAAGGTGATAAATAATATTGGAAACATACAGACAAATTTATACAGACCTCCTTTCGGGGTTACGAATCCGAGCATTGCAAAAGCCATTAAACAAACTCATAAAATAAGCATCGGCTGGAACGTCCGTTCTCTGGACACCATCATTGATGACGAAAAGAAAATCTACAAGAGAGTTACTAAAAATTTAAGAAAAGGGAGTATTATTCTCCTTCATGATACCTCAGAAAAAACGTATCGTGTACTGGTAGATTTATTAGTATTTTTGAAAGATAAAAAGTACTCAACATTTACCGTTGATTCAATTACAAATTCAAGGAAAAAATGATTAAAAATATTGCCCTAGGAGCATTTTTACTGATATCCGGTTTCTTTTTTGCACAAAATACAGCAATGTCAGGAGCCGAGGCCAAAGCATTTGTGTCAAAAGTTTCCTCAGACACCAAGGAAATCAAAACATTGCAAAGTGATTTTACGCAGACCAAAAAAATGGATTTTTTGGATAAAAGCATTGTAACCTACGGAAAAATGTCATTGCAGACTCCTAATATGCTGAGCTGGAAATACACAAAACCTTATCAGTACAGCATTGTTTTTAAAAGCAATAAGATCTTCATCAATGATCAAGGGAAAAAATCCTCTGTGGATGCTAAAAGTAAGACTTTTGAAAAGATCAATAAACTGATTGTAGGAAGCTCAAACGGAACCATGTTCAATGATCCTGAATTTACAGTAACCTACTTCAAGAATGGAAATTACAATGTGGCTAAGTTTGTTCCAAAGACCTCACAACTGCTGAAATACATCAAACAGATTGAGCTTTATTTCCCAAAGAACCAGTCTACGGTTTCTCAGGTTAATATGACTGAGGCCTCAGGTGATACTACGAATATTGTTTTCAAAAATACAAAGATCAATGCTTCAATTCCTGCGTCAGAATTTACTTTGTAGCCTGATTCTATTACTGGTGGTTTCCTGTAAAACATATCAGCTAAATGATGTAAAGGCAGTTTCAACAACTGAAAAAACTGTTGAAAACCTTTATTTTTCATCTACTGAAGATTATGTTTATAAATGTCAGATGGATATTTATAAAAATCATGTAAGCGGAATCCTTATCATCAAAAAATTGAACGAAACGACACACCGTGTCGTATTAACCTCTGACTTTGGCAATAAGCTGATTGATTTTGAGCTTTCGGACAATAATTTTAAACTGAATTATGTGCTCCCAGATCTGGATAAAAAAATCGTGATTAATTTTCTAAAAAATGACTTTCAACAGCTATTGAAAAAACAATATCCGGTAAGTGAAAGCTTTGAAAATGAAAGTTCTAAAATCTATCTTTCAAGGATTGATAACAAGGGCTATTATCTATTCTTCAACAAGGAAAATGGTCTACTGAAACAGATCATTTATACCAAAAACAACAAGGAGAAAATCGATTTTACATTTGATGCAAAAAAGCATATCTTCGCGGACAGCTTAAATCTGCAACACAAGGATTTTAAGATCAATAT
This genomic interval from Chryseobacterium joostei contains the following:
- a CDS encoding beta-ketoacyl synthase N-terminal-like domain-containing protein, which produces MSAVYINSASCISVQDTLNENFLQNLKPENSVKMIKAIEPNYKEFIPPAMIRRMSKTVKMSSVASHHALKEAGIEQPDAIIVGTGMGCSQDSEKFLKNVIDNHEEFLTPTFFIQSTHNTVAGQIALGLQCHAYNFTYVNTSSSLEFSFLDAQLQISDGEAENILVGSTDEQTDRTMELYCLNNTIKHEGQLPADHLNSTTKGVIWGEGASFFVVGKDKTENSYAKLTDIKISNRLELDETKSFIQEFLTENNLSAQDIDAVILGFSSDASSDVYYTNAMGLFADSALLYYKHLSGEFNTASGFSTFMACHILKEQQIPEVMMINEKKKEEVKNVLLYNHLAGSDHSLVLLERA
- a CDS encoding polysaccharide deacetylase family protein — encoded protein: MKHYSFILFYLFCNVFIYAFQGSFWVYIACFLVFSAVVVWGSFAIELGYFVNSITHKRTKIKEIALTFDDGPTEFTPKFLDLLKEYQIKATFFCIGKQIEKYPETFQRIIAEGHTIGNHTLTHSKSTGFLSTSKMIVEIENCDKVINNIGNIQTNLYRPPFGVTNPSIAKAIKQTHKISIGWNVRSLDTIIDDEKKIYKRVTKNLRKGSIILLHDTSEKTYRVLVDLLVFLKDKKYSTFTVDSITNSRKK
- a CDS encoding LolA family protein, which translates into the protein MIKNIALGAFLLISGFFFAQNTAMSGAEAKAFVSKVSSDTKEIKTLQSDFTQTKKMDFLDKSIVTYGKMSLQTPNMLSWKYTKPYQYSIVFKSNKIFINDQGKKSSVDAKSKTFEKINKLIVGSSNGTMFNDPEFTVTYFKNGNYNVAKFVPKTSQLLKYIKQIELYFPKNQSTVSQVNMTEASGDTTNIVFKNTKINASIPASEFTL